A region of Rattus rattus isolate New Zealand chromosome 7, Rrattus_CSIRO_v1, whole genome shotgun sequence DNA encodes the following proteins:
- the Garem2 gene encoding GRB2-associated and regulator of MAPK protein 2 yields the protein MEKLAAGLAGLRWSMGAFPLDLIVSRCRLPTLACLGPGEYAEGVSERDILLIHSCRQWTTVTAHTLEEGHYVIGPKIDIPLQYPGKFKLLEQARDVREPVRYFSSVEEVASVFPDRIFVMEAITFSVKVVSGEFSEDSEVYNFTLHAGDELTLMGQAEILCAKTTKERSRFTTLLRKLGRAGALAGIGGPGSMGATGGGGGATRPVKGKMPCLICMNHRTNESLSLPFQCQGRFSTRSPLELQMQEGEHTVRAIIERVRLPVNVLVPSRPPRNPYDLHPVREGHCYKLVSIISKTVVLGLALRREGPAPLHFLLLTDTPRFTLPQGLLAGDPRVERLVRDSASYCRERFDPDEYSTAVREAPAELADDCASPRRARLCLPAPRVPGSVRVPGPPGRLGPALPAPSDSDQEYVSPDWAGAPEPAAACAEIPYEELWVHQGPESLADARARPLTGPDLISFGTVGPPQHEPEAPPPPVPPKSEAVKEECRLLHAPPVPPRGGSSCSRLTGSPPVPPRFPKLQSVHSPSSSLSYYSSGLQDGAGSRSGSGSPSPDAYSLYCYPCTWGDCKASESSSRPPPGPLPSTTTQPPSQASRALAEPLSGRTASLLGADTPAVKNYHSCPPLFKPSRPQKSLAPFGALNPFSGPAHPSGAPAASSSGSTSTSGALATSSPTHSPGPGPQGQGYSAAPSSSLSSSEWQEPALEPLDPCELGQASPPELELLRCQEPRASGTPGSGHCLSPLGPPKALEPEGLVLRQVPASLSPAALQGPEAGGTLLFLTQGCLEGPPGSPREGAPGAGVRDASSWQPPADLSALSVEEVSRSLRFIGLSEDVVSFFARERIDGSIFVQLSEDILADDFHLTKLQVKKIMQFIKGWRPKI from the exons GTAAATTCAAGCTCCTGGAGCAGGCTCGGGATGTGCGGGAGCCGGTGAGATACTTCAGCAGCGTGGAGGAGGTGGCCAGTGTCTTCCCTGATCGAATCTTTGTGATGGAAGCCATCACCTTCAGTGTCAAG GTGGTGTCAGGCGAGTTCAGCGAGGACAGCGAGGTGTACAACTTCACACTGCACGCAGGCGACGAGCTCACTCTCATGGGTCAGGCCGAGATTCTGTGCGCCAAGACAACCAAAGAGCGCTCGCGCTTCACCACGCTCCTGCGCAAGTTGGGCCGTGCAGGGGCCTTGGCTGGAATCGGCGGCCCCGGGAGTATGGGGGCCACAGGAGGTGGCGGCGGGGCCACCAGGCCCGTCAAAGGCAAGATGCCCTGTCTCATCTGCATGAACCACCGCACCAACGAGAGCCTGAGCCTGCCCTTCCAATGCCAGGGCCGCTTTAGCACGCGCAGCCCTctggagctacagatgcaggAGGGCGAGCACACGGTGCGCGCCATCATCGAGCGCGTGCGGCTTCCGGTGAACGTGCTGGTACCCAGCCGGCCGCCGCGCAACCCTTACGACCTACACCCTGTGCGGGAGGGCCACTGCTATAAGCTGGTCAGCATCATCTCCAAGACCGTGGTGCTGGGGCTGGCGCTGCGCCGTGAGGGTCCGGCGCCACTGCACTTCCTGCTGCTCACCGACACGCCGCGCTTCACTCTGCCGCAGGGTCTGCTGGCCGGGGACCCGCGCGTCGAGCGCCTGGTGCGCGACAGCGCCTCCTACTGTCGCGAGCGCTTCGATCCGGACGAGTACTCCACTGCTGTGCGCGAGGCGCCCGCGGAGCTCGCGGACGATTGCGCCAGTCCGCGCCGTGCGCGCCTCTGCCTGCCCGCGCCGCGTGTTCCCGGGTCTGTCCGTGTGCCTGGACCGCCGGGTCGCCTGGGTCCTGCCCTGCCAGCACCGAGCGACAGCGACCAGGAGTACGTGAGCCCTGATTGGGCGGGTGCGCCCGAGCCCGCGGCCGCGTGCGCCGAGATCCCCTACGAGGAGCTGTGGGTGCACCAAGGCCCCGAAAGCCTCGCCGACGCCCGTGCACGGCCGCTGACAGGGCCGGATCTCATCTCTTTTGGGACCGTGGGGCCCCCACAGCATGAACCAGAGGCACCACCGCCTCCTGTCCCCCCCAAATCTGAGGCG GTGAAGGAAGAGTGCCGCCTGCTTCACGCCCCGCCTGTGCCTCCTAGGGgtggcagcagctgcagcaggctCACAGGCAGCCCTCCAGTGCCGCCCCGCTTCCCCAAGCTGCAGTCTGTCCACTCACCGAGCTCCAGTCTCTCGTACTATTCCTCTGGCCTGCAGGATGG GGCAGGATCCCGCAGTGGCAGCGGTTCCCCGTCACCGGATGCATACTCTCTCTATTGCTACCCTTGCACCTGGGGAGACTGTAAAGCCAGCGAGTCCTCTAGTCGCCCGCCACCAGGACCCCTACCTTCTACCACCACCCAGCCGCCCAGTCAGGCCTCAAGAGCCCTAGCAGAGCCTTTGAGTGGTCGAACCGCCTCCCTCTTGGGAGCTGACACCCCAGCGGTTAAGAACTACCATAGCTGCCCGCCTCTGTTTAAACCCTCACGTCCCCAGAAGTCCCTTGCTCCCTTTGGTGCACTCAACCCATTCTCTGGGCCTGCCCACCCTTCAGGTGCTCCAGCGGCCTCCTCCTCTGGGTCCACATCCACCTCGGGTGCCCTGGCTACCTCCAGCCCCACACActccccaggcccaggcccacagGGCCAAGGTTACTctgctgctccctcctcctccttgtcctcctctgaGTGGCAGGAACCAGCGCTGGAGCCCCTGGACCCGTGTGAGCTGGGGCAGGCCAGTCCTCCTGAGCTGGAGCTGCTCCGATGCCAGGAGCCCAGAGCTTCGGGGACACCTGGGTCTGGACATTGCCTTTCCCCACTTGGTCCGCCCAAGGCCTTAGAGCCGGAAGGTTTGGTGCTGAGGCAGGTCCCTGCCTCACTGTCACCAGCTGCCTTGCAGGGGCCCGAGGCAGGAGGAACCCTCCTCTTTCTTACCCAAGGGTGCCTGGAAGGGCCTCCTGGCAGCCCGCGGGAGGGCGCCCCAGGTGCCGGAGTCCGGGATGCTTCCTCCTGGCAGCCACCAGCAGACTTATCTGCCCTCTCCGTGGAAGAGGTCTCACGGAGCCTGCGCTTCATCGGGCTCTCAGAGGACGTGGTGAGCTTCTTTGCCCGAGAACGCATTGACGGAAGCATCTTTGTGCAGCTCAGTGAGGACATCTTGGCTGATGACTTTCATCTCACCAAGCTTCAGGTCAAGAAGATCATGCAGTTCATCAAAGGTTGGCGACCCAAGATCTGA